ATATGGAAATTTCTCTCTAATGATGGGTCTTGCAATTGGTTGAGTTTGTTAGGTTTATGGGAATTGGCATGCAATAATTTGACTTCCTTCACGTGGTATTGTTGGGTCTATTGAAGTTGGTTGAGTTCCTTCAGAATGTGCAAGAGGTGTGGTTGTTGGCTTTGTAGTTGGTGAGCTTGCCTAGTCTTCTATTTGAGAGGTTTGTGAGcaattatttcttttgtgatcttatatgattttatcaagGTTCATATATCTCCTCCATGGTAGACAATTCTTATTTTTCACGTAGTTGTGATCATATAATGAAACTTTGTTCATCAGTTATGGATCCTGTTCAtgacttctttttttaatgtaaaggATGCAATTGATCTCTTACAAGGGAATTTCATAGTTTCTGCCAACCGAGAACATAATCCTTCTCAGAGTCAAGACATTGAAGCTATTGCTGTAAGTTCAATTTCTAGACTATATCTTTTTGGTTTTAGAAAAGTTATCAAATGCTTCTGTTCCACTGTTTTAAATCTGTAATGTTAAACTTGATTTTTGGAACCATCTTCTGGGTTCCAAGTCCTTGTGGGtaattataattcaataacattaaagtttttttaaatggCAGATTTATTACTCTACATGGTGCCTTTTTGCTTTGATGATTACTGGATGCAATTCCAGAGGATTTAAAACCAGATTTGGCTATCTTGTTACATACCTATAAGGATGTGTTTGCTATTCCTCAAGGCTTACCTCATAATAGGTCACATGATCATCATATTCCCTTGCTTCCTAATGccaaaaagaacaaaatgagaaaatggTATATGTTGCAGGAAGGTCTCGTTACCTCTAGGAAATAGTCCTTTTTCATCTCCAGTTAGTTGTCTTGTCCttgtgaaaaagaaagatgaagCATGGAGATTTTGTGTAGATTATAGAACCTTgactgttattattattaaggatAGTTTTCCTATGTCCACGCTAGATGAATTGATTAACGAATTATATGattccaaaaaaaatttcaaattagatTAAGTCTGAATAGCACCAAACTTTTGTTAAACAAAGAGGATTGTTACAAGACTAATTTTAATGGCCCTTATGAGTGGATAATCATAGCATTTGGTTTGACTAATTCTCTAATTACATTCGATCCCTCATGAATGAGATTATGAGATTTTTACTGGTTTATTGAGAAAATATGATCCTGTCTTCGTTGATGagattataatatatagttcTTCGTGGAATGAACATTTGCACCACTTGGAAGTCGTGTTCCAACTTCTAAGGTTGCACCAACTATTTGCAAAATTCTGAAAATGCTCTTTTGGTCTTTCTCAAATTGAATATCTTGACCATATAGTCTCGGGTGAAGGAGTATCAACTGATGATGAATCTGAGACTGTCAATTGTTGTTTAGAAATGTACTTGTGTGGTTTAAGTTATGCAAATCCGAGGAGTTGGATCAAGTTCTTGTGAAGGACTCATATCACCTTAACATAGACATGACAGCTTTTAAGATGGTATACAGAAGTGACCCTGTAGAATTGATAGGTATGTCTTGGGTAGTAATAATCTTACATATTTACAAGAGATGCTGCCGCAATCAAGGGACTTGACTCGATTGAAGGCAAATCTGTTTGAAGTTCAGCAGAACACGAACAGAAGTGCAGACCAAAAAAGGTTATAGATTAAATTCAAGGAAAAGACATGGTGCTAGTTAAGTTGCAGCCTTATAGATGGAACTCATCAGCTCTAAGAACAAAATCAGAAACTAGGCTTTGGGCCTATTCCAATTATGTATGTAGAAAATACGTCCTGTGGCATAAAATTTGCTTTTGCCAGGCGAAGCCAAAATACAGAGGATTATGTTATAGGTCAACGACAGGCGTCAAATGTTTCGGATGGTCTAAGAAACACACACAATTTTGTTGAGTAGCACTCCTTCAGTCTCATTCTTGTTTAGTGGCCATCACACTGTAATGCAGATATTCATCACAATTTTGtcatctttaattttcttaattttacctTTCATTGGACACTGAaagaaacaattatatataatcatttttagCTTAAGAGGAGCTTTTCAGCTAAAGAAAAACTAACAAACATCTTTCACTCCagcttttattttaaactttaacttaaaaagaaaacaaaaaaaaaaaattgaatatcaaAGAGTTGAAGCAGCATCTTAGGAACACATAACAGATTGTAGCATTCTACCCATGCAATGTACCTCATGAGGATGGAGTTGCATACGGAGGCCAgtaaagatgaaattgaatttcGTAGACAACGTTGGGATCGTAAGGATTAAGAGGAGAAGACGTAACATAGCCTTGCACAAACAAGAAATCTTTAGTGCCTCCTACGACAGGAAGATTGGTGGAATCGACGATATCTACGATACCAACAACAGAAAGGGAGCCCTTGTGGTCCTTCAAACTAAGAGTTAGTATTGCAACTGAAATGCTTCGGCCGGTAGGACTAGATAACACTCTAGTTCCTTCTGCGAACCCAACCTGTTCGGAGGATTTGTTGGCTTCAACTGTCAAACGACCCAGATAGGCAAACACATCTGGTCCTCCTTCTATACCTAAGGTCAAATCATGTTGAAACAGTGTAAAGTTAAGGAATTTCAGGTCTTGGAGGTGCTCATGGGAGCTTGCAATGGCTTTCAATTGGATTATGGCCAAAACTAAAACACCAAGAACATACTTCTGTGAGGAAGCCATAATATGTTGGTTGCTTCTTCTCATCAGAATGGATACAACACTGATATCTCGTTTCATtatatacaagaaaaatatatttaatcgaTGCTGATCAATATAAATCGATATGTTACATAAGTTATctatatattaatgttaaaaaacattatattgatcaaattgaattttaacatttccaaaattaaaagatttaaataagcataattgaatattaaaattgaatttttatatataataaaaaaataataatatgtgtttttgttgtaaacatgacaatattattttaatcctCTAAATTCTAGTTTattggaaattttaaaaataatatatattaacatcaCGTGCATCTAATCTTGACATGTCATAAATTACCTCAACATAATTGCAACAGGACATGATcgaaataaatttacttttttaggaatattaaaataatcttagtGAAGAGAGTTTGagtattaatttatatgaaatcttagtattaaaataaaataaaataaaactagtcATTATATTAAAAGTGGACATTCTCAATATTTTCAGTTTTATATCTTTTTGTGCACATTTCACACACACTATGATTAGTCCAACttgcgaaaaaaaaaaatatccagtCCATCGTAGTCTTTTTATATGTAAACTTAGTTTCTTTTTAGTATCTCTTTACTATAAATTTTTAGTAtgacatttattattattattattattattattatttaattttcacgACTTggttgattgaaattatttaactaAATCTGTTcctaattattaataatacatttgAATGTAATATTTAAGTCTATTGAATATTAAACTCTAGTAGAGAATAAAATgtactaaattatataataatataatatataggcTTGAAATAGAGTGGAATATTACTTTATTGTTTGAACACCTTTTAATGGAagggaaataaaatttaaatttcgtAATTTGAAAATTGATAGATAATTCTTACTTGTTAAAGATGTTGTTAGTacaatatttctttcttatattattattcttttttttatgcgTAGGATGCTCATTATGAATCTTTGAAGAGGTGAACATATAGATTAAAAAGgtatgaaaaggaaaagtaagAGATATATCtcttatatttatgtttaaaatagagttggtaaatataatatagtaaatttaaaaaaaaaaatctttttttgttACAAGCACTCTAAattgattgaaagaaaattagGGTTTAACAAGGGatcatatattttgataaattaagtataaatgtGAATGTGAGATTCCACATTAGATTAAAATAGAGAAGttaaatatcaaaaaaattaagttttataaatataatgtttgaATGAAGTACATTTGTGTATATGGATATATATCATAGATGAAAATATTGTGTTTCATAGTGGTTATGGTTGTTAAATTTAGAAAGGATTAAGTCAGAAAACTGTGTTCACTCTTGTTggagaactttcatatatatacaaataatcaCAGTCTGTGAAACTGATTTTCAGCCcactaaataagctaaaatatcatatacatttattacatttaattatcctaattaagagaataactGTTACAAGCATCAATTTGCCAATTAGAAAAGATGTTGTGCTCAAGTTGGAATCGACGAGCGGCATTATTTTGACTATAAATCTTCTGCAGATAAGACCACATTGTGCTTGCAGTCTTGTAAGGACGAAGATTCAGGACAATGTTTGAATCCACGGAACTTAGGATCCAGGCCATGACTCTAGCATCTTTGACGGCCCACTTAGCATGAGCGACCTTATCTTTGTCTTTGTCAGGAGCGGGAGTGCTGCCATCAACATGACCTCACAATTATTTTTCGATGACAAAAATCTGGAATTGGAATGCCCAAGCagagtagtttttttttttcgttaaaGCGAACGAACAAGACATCATATTTTTGGAACCCATGAAGCTAGGAAAAACAGAGACAAGAAGAATCGAAAATCGAAAGTTCGAAAGTCGAGAGTCGAGAGTCGAGAGTCGAGAGTCGAGAACAAGATTGAAAAAACCGCAAACTAGGTTTGGGAATCGTAACCTAGACTGATAccaagaagaattcaagaagaaaaaaaaatccaataaaaaattcaagagACAGAAACTAGAGATTGTCCATTGAAGCATAAATGcacaagttgaaaaagaaatttttaggGGCTGCCGGCGGCCATGGCGACCGACTGCCGGCAGATAACAAAGACAGCGGAAGCAGATCAGAcagactctgataccatgttaaatttataaaggaTTGAGCCAGAAAACTGTGTTCCCTCTTGCTGGataactttcatatatatacaaataattacaatctgtCAAGCTGATTTTCAGCCcactaaataagctaaaatatcatatacatttattacatttaattatcctaattaagagaataacNAGCCNactaaataagctaaaatatcaTNtacatttattacatttaattatcctaattaagagaataaccgttgcatatcttttccattcattGACAATGGTTTCATATATAAccaattcacacttttcaagaTATACAATGTGAAGAGAAAAATTGTGGAGTACAAATGTGAATATAAAGTTTCACGTTAGAAGAAATcgaaaagttatatattttataaatataataaaaggtaaAGTTACTTagttaaatataacataataaaaaatactgaTAGAAAATTGTATGACTTTtgatataatgttaaaattatagTAGTTGGTATACCTTTCCACTTAGAAAATCAAAAGTGAAGTTGAATTGTGTatgtaggaagaagaaaagtggTAATAATGATGAGAGGGTTTCTCCCTCAACGTCTCCAatttctccctccacctcctcaaatttttctattttattaaaatggcctttgataaaaatgattttacttttaccttttactttttattttcttttttttaaaccttAATTCCCTTTCTCTGCAGCCGCAACACCCCTATCCCCATCCCAACTCCCGTTCAATagatttcttcttccttctttctcttATCTCTTCTTCCACTTCTACACTTTTCAAATTCTTAATCCCCTTTTCCTTTCAGTGCAGCGCCGCAGCACTCCACCTACCTCCACACTTTtggattttttcttcttctctctttctcttacatctctttatctcttctttaaattcaaaagtTCCCGAGTACTTCCATTTTTGAGCTTTGTTCTCGTTGGATTTTCAATAGAAATGGAAATTAGATTCAACGGAAATGAAGAACCGTTGAATGTTCAACGAAAATGGAGATCCGTTGATTTTTTCAACATGTGGAGGAAGAAACATGTGGAGGTGGAGAGAGAAATCCTCTAATGATGAACAACCACTATAAATCTTGCATTTAAAACATGTCCACATCTACTTTTTCAACCTTTAAATTAAGGTAAGatgttattttcaaaagaaatatcaccatCCAAAGAAAATAGCAAAAGCCTAAATTGTCCactcttttaataatttaatttccattacAAAAACTTCGGATCAAggattgttgaaaaaaaaaaattgagatatttaaatttttttatatttatttcacactatttttatttactttttatttttttctttcttaaaaaatacaaaattttatatttttaaaattattttctttatattatataagaaataaatataaaaaattgttatagttGAGTTGCTCAGGATTGCTATtgcttttaaaacaataaattttaattagactTATCATGTTCTGCTATCACATCAAACTTAGGGTTGTAAACAATGAATACGTGGAAGTTTAATAACACGTTGAAGATAATGGAGTACAGCAAGCTGAATAGATGCAAACCCATCTTACCctctatattattatatattaaatgaacgTAAAAATGTGTATCCTAGGATAGattgttattacttttaaaagaataaattttaatgagaCTTATCATGTTTAGCTATCACATCAAACTTAGGATTGTAAACAATGAATATGTGTAAGTTTAATAACACGTTGAAGATAATGGAGTACAGCAATCTGAATAGAGccaaatgtttttttgtttaaataatacaTTTCCTTCCAATCCAATGCAAACCCATCTTACACTCTATAAATTGCTGTTTTCTGTCCTActcaaacaattcaaaacaaaaccTACCATACAACCTTTTCATAGCTTATGTTATTAAAAAGTCATAGACTGTTATAGTATCTTAAAACAAATAtgataaagtataatttatacatttatttataatattttctaaataatgtAGTTCTGTGTAGGATATATCATTTCTCCCACGTGCAACATTTTATTCTATTGTATcttcaaagtttttctttttatcatcttttattttacttaaactcttgtaatttaaattttataaaaacaaaataaaaaattaacttatatatatatatatatatatatatatatatatataattaaaataaaatattttgttaaataagaTGAGAATATTATAATtcttacaaaatattataagatattaATGATCTCAATCATCATTGTTTAtgaatatatatctatatatatatatatatatatatatatatatatatatatatatatatattaatgtagtattttattcatttaatttgttataaaaatattcatacatacatacaacaacaaaattgcatatattgtgaattttaatatgatagttatttaaaatcatcattttttactatataatactcacaaactatcacattttaaaataaagatatttttaactattaatttttaactgatatattttacatattttaattgtgTATATAGCATTAAGGGTAAGAAAACAAATAAGACCTAATTACTTCAATGATTTTCAGTTTGGAGGAATGTGTCAACTTAATCATCgcttttaattttgtgttaattttgtCTCTAAATTTGTCAATATACATCAATGTAATCTTTCCTATTAGTTTTTTAGAAACTACCTTAAGATTGTGGTTATGTGGCAAAGGTTAACAAATACATGTCAAAAATTTTAACTGTACACTGAAAATGGGATTGTTTATGTGTCAAGTATTTCCTTTTAATGGTACAATGAAAATCAGATTGTTTATGTGTCAAGTTTTTCCTTtagtttaatatctattttgattCCTCGGTTTGTAGGATGTATTCAAAGTTGtccttctttttctcaaaaGTTCACAATCATCCTGTATTTTGTAAAAACAATTCAAGTTGATCATTTTTCTTACGACATTAAAAAACTAACAACAAAGTTGCTCTCGTGGCCAAAATTAAATGAGTTGTCCGATTAATCCAATTAGTTGGCAAACTCAGCCAACAAGAGACTGCCACATGGCAATCCTCTTTCCACTCAAACCCTAATCCCTTTTCCCCTTTCTCTGTTCAACGTTGAGGTTTCCAACACCGTCATCGCCCCGTGTGCCTTCGCTCTCTCCACTATTGTTTCGCGCCCCATCTCCCCACCCTTCTGCACGATCACCACGCACCTGCTCACTTTCACTCCCATTGTGCCCAACACACGGTAGTCCATCTCCCTTCCGTAGCAGATGGAGCATAAGGTCTTCTCGACAAGACACTGCTCCGTGCTCAGGATCCACCTCGTccatttttttatcacattgaATACAAGCCTGCACCAATCATGAAGACCAACCTGCAACCCAAAAACCAGGCTTTGATGACCCTGCCCCTACCGTCTCCACTTTCAAACTCACCTGTGACCAACTCAACAGCCTCAAGGCTAAGTCAAAACCAACATGGTATGCTACCAGCAGAATCCACGATGTATTAATGCGAATGGACAACAAATATTCGAGATCCATTTTTCACTATTTAGAGTTACAACCTGATCTAAAAGTGCTTGTTCGTGGATCGCATACTCTGGGTGTCCCAACCTTGGCAACACTAGCTGGGTAAGGCTTCCAATCCATGATGCTGACTTTAGGTGAGGAAGACCCATTTTCATGGGACCTGGTAGGATTGCCTATGAGGGgctttctttcattattccCAGCTCTACAAATGATGGCAGCATGTCACCGAGGGCCTTCGCCAAAATGCGCTGAGAGGGAGGAGTGAACTAGGAAAGAGAGGAATGTTGAGTTTGAGGAAGTAGAGATAAAAAGTTTTTCCATCAGAGAGAAGTTTTCAGAGGAGGAGGGTGTGAAGAGTGAGGAAAACGCAGAGAGTAGAATCAGAGAATGCCACGTAATGATAAATTGTACAATTCATTCAGGTTTTGCCACGAAGGCATCTCTGCCGATTTTTTTAACGCCGTAAGCAAAAAGGACCGACGTGAACCTTTTTTGCAAAATATAGGACGAttgtgaacttttgaaaaaaaaggagGATAACTTTGAACAGACCCTTCAAActgagggaccaaaataggtattaaactttttctttttaatgaaaaagattGAAGTTTTCCCTAACAAATGGTTTGGGTTTCCACTGTCTGTTTCTCCTTTGTAGTTGGTTGATGAAGTGTGGTCCTAAATAAATGTTGGTTGATGAAGTGTGTAATGTCTCGAAATCAATCTTGTTCATCTTGCTTGTGGGAGGCACAAATCCATAGCGTCTCCTCTCCTGGTGGTTGGTCTAGGGGCTTAGGTTTTCCATTGTGGAGAGGTTGCAGTATTGAGAATGGCTAAAACTGTCAAGAATAATGAGAAACAATTTTGGAGTTATCCTAAATACAATGTTTGATCGTTTTAATTTTGGAgtcaagaatatatatatatatatatatatatatatatatatatatatatatatatatatatatatatatatatatatatatattcttattaacAACGAGTGTTTCCTTTTTACaaaatcttttttattgttggatttttttaacaatatagtggaaataaagattttaaaggGTGTAATTATTTCAAATGGTGTAATGAAGATAATGAAGATGAAAGGGGTGTTACTATTGGTAGACATAGGAGAAAGATCTATAATTTGGAAAAATCCCTTATTGTTAATAGGGATTATATGTTTTGTAGATTTGATTAACATAATACTTGTTTGTATGTTGCTTAAACTTCCAAGAAATGTTGTAAAAGTGACATATGTTGTCATTAGCAAGCTATATACTTTATAGGTTATAGTAAGTCTAATGTACTTAGTTGTATGTTTTTGTATTGTAATCTCATTAAATGAATTAGAAGTGTTGTAtgtttttataatgtaattttattaaataaatgagaAGTTTGAGCAATATGTAGAGAAGTATAGaagttaatttttgttgtaAATACACATGATATTAATTCTAAATACACTCAAATAGAGAATAttgttcttcaaaataaatatgttgCTAAGCAACACAGGTATATATAGTAAGCAAAATAAGGTGCTTAGAAAAATAAGGTGCTTAGTACATATTGAAGTTCCAAATTATATGTATTCCAAAATATGCAAAATACATAATGAAGTTCCAAATACATATGGCAGCTgcaaattatacataaatatagttttatggCTTCCAAACTGGGCCCCTCCTATATGAAAATTTCTCTCTAATGATGGGTCTTGCAATTGATTGAGTTTGTTAGGTTTATTGGAATTGACATTCAATAATTTGACTTCCTTCAAGTGGTATTGTTGGGTCTATTGAAGTTGGTTGAGTTCCTTCAGTATGTGCAAGAGGTGTGCTTGCTGGCTTTGTAGTTGGTGGGCTTGCCTAGTCTTCTATTTGAGGGGAGGGGCTTGTGGgcaattatttcttttctggTCCAAGTTCTCTACATATCTCACATCTATTATGTGTTTCATATTGTCTTAGTTGTGTTTCATCATTCTTTAACTCTCAAGActctagttttaatttttcttttttttttttatcttccagGCAAGTCCCATTGGAGGCAAAACATCATGATTAGAAGTCA
This genomic stretch from Vigna radiata var. radiata cultivar VC1973A chromosome 7, Vradiata_ver6, whole genome shotgun sequence harbors:
- the LOC106767838 gene encoding uncharacterized protein LOC106767838, with amino-acid sequence MASSQKYVLGVLVLAIIQLKAIASSHEHLQDLKFLNFTLFQHDLTLGIEGGPDVFAYLGRLTVEANKSSEQVGFAEGTRVLSSPTGRSISVAILTLSLKDHKGSLSVVGIVDIVDSTNLPVVGGTKDFLFVQGYVTSSPLNPYDPNVVYEIQFHLYWPPYATPSS